The following coding sequences are from one Penaeus monodon isolate SGIC_2016 chromosome 21, NSTDA_Pmon_1, whole genome shotgun sequence window:
- the LOC119586732 gene encoding uncharacterized protein LOC119586732, producing the protein MRKNFSAVSPSPLQALYLPEEVNFWTMAIVAVGTGFIFTVAVSIYLICQTRLEHPPPVRPPRTVRHISQGPDAVPLGRTFTNDLQTSTLDLRPSS; encoded by the exons ATGAGGAAGAATTTCTCCGCCGTATCCCCGTCTCCGTTGCAAGCACTGTATTTGCCGG AAGAGGTCAACTTCTGGACGATGGCGATCGTGGCGGTCGGGACGGGGTTTATCTTCACCGTCGCCGTCTCTATCTACCTCATCTG ccagacGAGGCTCGAGCATCCCCCGCCGGTGAGGCCCCCCCGGACGGTGAGGCACATCAGCCAGGGCCCCGACGCCGTCCCTCTGGGTCGGACCTTCACTAACGACCTCCAGACGTCCACGCTCGACTTGCGTCCCTCCTCGTAG